GCCCCGGATCGCCATGGAATTGGTGATCGAGGCCCGCGGCGAGCAGGGCTTCGCGCGGGTCTTCCGCTGGCCCCTGGACCCGGCCGCCCCTGTCAGCCCGGCTCCACCGCCACCACCCTACGAGAAGCTGGTGATTCGCCCCGGACCGCCCCTGGCCGAGGCCGTGGACCTGTTGATCGTGGGCGACGGCTACCCCGACCTTCAGCGAGAGAAGTTCCGACGGGACGCTGAACGTCTGATTCGAGCCCTGCTGGCGGTCTCTCCGTTCACGGAAAGGCAGGAGCTGCTGCAGGTGACGGCGCTGCGGGCCACGGGCGGCGCCGTCGGCCCGGCCGAGCCCCGCAAGGGTCTGTTCCCCCCCGGCTCCCTGACCGCCTTCGACACTTTCGGCTCCCCCCGCTACCTGCTACCCCACCCGGCCTCCCGCCTGCAAGACCTGGCCGGTGCGGTACCCCACGACCTGCTGGTGGTGATGGTCAACGCCGGACGCTATGGCGGCGGCGGCCTTTTCGGCGGCGCGACGGTGTTCACCGCCGATGGGGAGTATCCCGAGGCTCTGTTCATCCATGAATTCGGCCACGGCCTGGGGGGACTGGGAGACGAGTACTTCTCCTCTCAGGTGGCCTACGAGGAGTTCTACCCCGCAGGCCGTGAGCCCTGGGAGCCCAACCTCTCCGCATCCCCCCGGCGTGACTCCCTGGCCTGGGCCGACCTGGTCGCCCCCGACACGCCCCTCCCCACGCCCGACCTTCCAGCCTTCGACGGCGTGGTGGGCGCCTTCGAGGGCGCCGGCTACCTGCCCCGGGGGCTCTACCGCCCCTGGCGGCGCTGCCGGATGAAGGACAAGGGCGCGGAGTCCTTCTGCCCCGTTTGCCGCCGGGCCCTGGCCGCGCGCCTGGACTTCCTCGCCGATCGGCCCCTGGAGAAAGCAGATGCTCCCCGGCGGCAGGAAGCACCATGAGCGATTCGCCCTCCCTGGCCGGCCGCACGGTCATCCTCACGCGCGCCCGGGAGGATGCC
This genomic window from Acidobacteriota bacterium contains:
- a CDS encoding M64 family metallopeptidase codes for the protein MRIAAAALAALGLSLASTPPAFEDYFEPRTLRVDLVRAGTAEEDAWSLLRLTAEGAWAGPRQHLLDPHDLGGLRVALIEPQSGQRVYSRGFSSLFDEWQTTAEAGQGRRRAMVETLRLPLPRIAMELVIEARGEQGFARVFRWPLDPAAPVSPAPPPPPYEKLVIRPGPPLAEAVDLLIVGDGYPDLQREKFRRDAERLIRALLAVSPFTERQELLQVTALRATGGAVGPAEPRKGLFPPGSLTAFDTFGSPRYLLPHPASRLQDLAGAVPHDLLVVMVNAGRYGGGGLFGGATVFTADGEYPEALFIHEFGHGLGGLGDEYFSSQVAYEEFYPAGREPWEPNLSASPRRDSLAWADLVAPDTPLPTPDLPAFDGVVGAFEGAGYLPRGLYRPWRRCRMKDKGAESFCPVCRRALAARLDFLADRPLEKADAPRRQEAP